From a region of the Triticum aestivum cultivar Chinese Spring chromosome 7D, IWGSC CS RefSeq v2.1, whole genome shotgun sequence genome:
- the LOC123164863 gene encoding protein MICROTUBULE BINDING PROTEIN 2C, with amino-acid sequence MLDRSLRPAEAGAGAAGPGEVRGNVDRVLFKDLVDMVPLVESLMDRRTNPSYSRRASLVYTPAPAKKGGDLKSAKTPQTVSAKKRRDPGDTGNKSTPDSNGENGSVAPMTQSGAENKPKDKDEIGLLREQVDELQKQLVEKEEALRSAESTVSEMNAVYSTVDGLKRQVAEKEALIKYANSQLQNAKIMLADKQASLEKLEWEVKTSNKKVEDLQGDVSNMEFEISSFVTLFEKISENVSDDCHDGSIPSYDLEALQSVSEIDKIEVDKIEQERVTYAEALAAARANPNEEQLSSVAEARSRLQVLVVQ; translated from the exons TCCGCGGGAACGTGGATCGGGTCCTCTTCAAGGACCTGGTCGACATGGTGCCGCTCGTCGAGTCCCTCATG GATCGGAGGACGAACCCGTCCTACTCGCGGCGCGCCTCGCTGGTGTACACGCCGGCGCCGGCCAAGAAG GGTGGTGATTTGAAAAGCGCAAAGACACCACAAACCGTGTCGGCAAAAAAGCGGAGGGATCCTGGAGACACAGGAAATAAAAGCACACCTGATTCAAATGGAGAGAACGGGTCGGTTGCCCCGATGACTCAATCGGGAGCAGAAAATAAACCCAAAGACAAGGATGAGATTGGCTTGCTGCGTGAGCAGGTCGATGAGCTCCAAAAGCAACTTGTCGAAAAAGAGGAGGCTTTGAGGTCTGCCGAGAGTACTGTGAGTGAGATGAATGCGGTGTATTCGACAGTTGATGGGTTGAAACGCCAAGTTGCTGAGAAAGAAGCTTTGATCAAGTATGCGAATTCTCAGTTACAAAATGCAAAG ATTATGCTTGCAGACAAGCAAGCATCTTTAGAAAAATTGGAATGGGAGGTAAAGACCTCAAATAAGAAGGTGGAAGATCTTCAAGGGGATGTCTCCAATATGGAGTTTGAGATAAGTTCATTCGTGACATTATTCGAGAAAATCTCGGAGAATGTTTCAGATGATTGTCACGATGGTAGCATACCATCTTATGATCTAGAGGCACTTCAATCAGTG AGTGAAATTGACAAGATTGAAGTGGACAAGATAGAGCAGGAAAGAGTTACATATGCTGAAGCTCTTGCTGCTGCAAGAGCAAACCCTAACGAAGAACAGTTGAGTTCAGTTGCGGAGGCGCGGTCAAGGCTGCAGGTCCTTGTTGTACAATAA